Proteins encoded by one window of Deinococcus yavapaiensis KR-236:
- a CDS encoding DUF427 domain-containing protein, with protein sequence MKPTPIPPEPGQESVWTYPRPPRLERTSKVIEVVFAGEVVARTTRAWRVLETSHPPVYYLPREDVRPDVLALAAGASFCEFKGEASYWTVRVGERRATSAAWSYERPAASFEAIAGHVAFYASLMDACFVAGERVTPQPGGFYGGWITSDVVGPFKGELGSFGW encoded by the coding sequence ATGAAGCCCACGCCGATTCCGCCCGAGCCCGGTCAAGAATCCGTTTGGACGTATCCACGTCCGCCCCGCTTGGAGCGTACGAGTAAGGTGATCGAGGTGGTCTTCGCCGGCGAAGTCGTCGCGCGAACGACGCGTGCCTGGCGTGTCTTGGAGACGAGCCATCCGCCGGTGTACTACCTGCCGCGCGAGGACGTCCGCCCGGACGTCCTCGCGCTCGCCGCGGGCGCAAGCTTTTGCGAGTTCAAGGGCGAGGCGTCCTACTGGACCGTGCGCGTCGGGGAGCGGCGCGCGACGAGCGCCGCGTGGTCGTACGAGCGTCCCGCCGCTTCGTTCGAAGCCATCGCTGGTCATGTGGCGTTCTACGCGTCGCTCATGGACGCCTGCTTCGTGGCCGGTGAGCGCGTAACGCCTCAGCCCGGCGGCTTCTACGGAGGCTGGATCACGTCCGATGTGGTCGGGCCGTTCAAGGGCGAACTGGGCAGTTTCGGATGGTGA
- a CDS encoding DUF2795 domain-containing protein: protein MAKVNPIQLQKHLKGMTYPASKEEILNRAEQNGGLDDTMREVLNALPDKKYDKPTDVTSAVKNV, encoded by the coding sequence ATGGCGAAAGTGAATCCCATTCAACTTCAAAAGCACCTCAAGGGGATGACATACCCCGCCAGCAAGGAGGAAATCCTCAACCGCGCCGAGCAAAACGGCGGTCTGGACGACACCATGCGCGAAGTTCTCAACGCCCTGCCCGACAAGAAGTACGACAAGCCGACCGACGTCACTTCGGCCGTCAAGAACGTTTGA
- a CDS encoding 3'-5' exonuclease has translation MEYVVFDLETTGFSPENDDIIEIGAVLVDRDDILERPRFHRLVRPTKPIPWRATMIHGIRDSDVRSAPTLEVVLPDFLAFVGDRPVVAHNIGFDMGFVQAAMRRHGLLWLPPQEICTMQLSRRAFPRERSHKLDSVAERLGLHFPEGARHRSVGDALVTAQAFLHMRRHV, from the coding sequence GTGGAGTACGTGGTCTTCGACTTGGAAACGACGGGTTTCTCGCCCGAGAACGACGACATCATCGAGATCGGGGCGGTGCTCGTGGACCGCGACGACATCCTCGAGCGCCCACGTTTTCATCGCCTCGTACGCCCCACGAAGCCGATTCCGTGGCGAGCGACGATGATTCACGGCATTCGGGACTCGGACGTGCGAAGCGCGCCGACCCTCGAGGTCGTGCTTCCCGACTTCCTAGCCTTTGTCGGGGACCGTCCGGTGGTCGCGCACAACATCGGCTTCGACATGGGCTTTGTGCAGGCGGCGATGCGCCGTCACGGCCTGCTGTGGCTGCCTCCGCAAGAAATCTGCACGATGCAGCTTTCGCGCCGCGCGTTTCCGCGCGAGCGCAGCCACAAGCTCGACTCGGTCGCCGAGCGCCTCGGCTTGCACTTTCCCGAAGGAGCGCGTCACCGCAGCGTGGGCGACGCGCTCGTGACGGCCCAGGCCTTCTTGCACATGAGGCGGCACGTGTAA
- a CDS encoding alpha/beta hydrolase: MKHALLAVIFCFSFGAAALDARPPLRVERTGAVAPGTPARYNASITLRYGNLTRPDRVLILAPGFLGGAGSLDRVARQLVDLDPDLAVWTVDRRSNLLEPQDRLRAASDAELHRIARDGLRALAPENVAFMKEWGLDVTLRDMRAAVLEARTLTPNVLLGGHSLGATLATLYAAYDFDGAPGWKDLTGLVLLDGTLGMNALPKLSAEQYQSGFTWNFLPVPGVRDLGRMPYVNYPNVFGPDRASRAAALARIAAKDPNGTCDANITRFPVTNLAAAMLQVEGIYSPMPMLAVTTGRATNVRESYNWAAVLLNGAAGFAARDPFNVRDSSKPVGWQQDERAPTNALDFVNRYWTPESDFAEWYFPTRLALDIAAAGFDTRGTPFEKTLRVWHAKGVRLPVLGVSAQNGLTTAASYEALRANLGSPVTVRALPGYAHLDVVTATSNEVARTIVGWAEPTTATASGE; encoded by the coding sequence GTGAAGCACGCTCTGCTCGCCGTCATCTTCTGCTTCTCTTTTGGCGCCGCCGCGCTCGACGCGCGGCCACCTCTGCGCGTCGAACGCACGGGCGCCGTTGCGCCCGGCACGCCCGCGCGATACAACGCTTCCATCACCTTGCGTTACGGCAACCTCACGCGGCCCGACCGCGTCTTGATTCTCGCTCCCGGATTCCTCGGCGGTGCGGGCAGCCTCGATCGCGTTGCTCGACAACTCGTGGATCTCGACCCTGACCTCGCCGTTTGGACGGTCGATCGACGCTCGAATTTGCTGGAGCCGCAAGACCGCCTGCGCGCCGCCAGCGACGCCGAACTGCACCGAATTGCCCGCGACGGCCTTCGTGCGCTTGCTCCCGAGAACGTCGCCTTCATGAAGGAGTGGGGACTCGACGTCACGCTGCGTGACATGCGCGCCGCCGTTCTGGAAGCGCGCACCCTCACCCCCAATGTCTTGCTGGGCGGCCACTCGCTCGGCGCGACGCTGGCGACGTTGTACGCCGCGTACGACTTCGACGGCGCGCCCGGCTGGAAAGACTTGACGGGCCTCGTGCTGCTCGACGGAACGCTCGGCATGAACGCTTTGCCGAAGCTCTCGGCCGAGCAGTACCAAAGCGGCTTCACTTGGAACTTCCTGCCCGTTCCGGGCGTGCGCGACCTCGGGCGGATGCCGTACGTGAACTACCCGAACGTGTTCGGACCTGACCGCGCTTCCCGCGCGGCGGCCCTCGCCCGCATCGCCGCGAAGGACCCGAACGGAACGTGTGACGCGAACATCACGCGCTTTCCCGTCACGAATCTCGCGGCGGCCATGCTGCAAGTCGAAGGAATTTACAGTCCCATGCCGATGCTGGCCGTCACGACGGGCCGAGCGACGAACGTTCGCGAGTCCTACAACTGGGCGGCGGTGCTGCTCAACGGTGCGGCGGGTTTCGCCGCTCGAGATCCCTTCAACGTCCGCGATTCCTCCAAGCCCGTCGGTTGGCAGCAAGACGAGCGCGCTCCCACGAACGCCCTCGACTTCGTGAATCGTTATTGGACGCCCGAGAGTGATTTCGCCGAGTGGTACTTCCCCACGCGCCTCGCCCTCGACATCGCCGCCGCCGGATTCGATACGCGGGGCACGCCGTTCGAGAAGACGCTGCGGGTGTGGCATGCCAAGGGCGTGCGGCTGCCCGTCCTCGGCGTGTCTGCCCAGAACGGCCTCACGACGGCCGCGAGCTACGAGGCTTTGCGCGCCAATCTCGGCTCGCCCGTCACGGTGCGCGCTTTGCCGGGCTACGCCCACCTCGATGTCGTGACGGCCACCTCCAACGAAGTCGCCAGGACCATCGTGGGATGGGCCGAACCCACGACCGCGACGGCGAGCGGCGAGTAA
- a CDS encoding DUF1802 family protein has translation MPTAEYALKEWDVQVQALTRGDVALVLRKGGIMETHEGFEVEHRSFFLYPTFLHQNSAELRPDFTPLLRTDPSPGTVIFPALAEVMGVWRVEDLDRAMRLEDLQALDASAIERRFHYRNRPWLHALLLRVVKLDAPVALQETPEMLGCVSWVPLMEHIEVRGTAVPSDDRIDTLRVEIERRLT, from the coding sequence ATGCCTACAGCGGAGTACGCACTCAAGGAGTGGGACGTGCAAGTACAGGCTCTCACGCGCGGAGACGTGGCGCTCGTGCTGCGCAAGGGCGGCATCATGGAGACGCACGAGGGCTTCGAGGTGGAGCACCGCTCGTTTTTCTTGTATCCCACCTTTCTGCATCAGAATTCAGCAGAGTTGCGCCCTGACTTCACACCCTTGCTGAGAACCGATCCTTCGCCCGGCACGGTGATTTTTCCGGCGCTCGCCGAGGTGATGGGCGTGTGGCGCGTCGAGGACTTGGATCGGGCGATGCGGTTGGAGGACTTGCAAGCGCTGGACGCCTCGGCGATCGAGCGACGCTTTCACTACCGCAATCGCCCGTGGTTGCACGCGTTGCTGCTGCGCGTCGTGAAACTCGATGCTCCGGTGGCCCTTCAGGAAACGCCCGAGATGCTCGGGTGCGTGAGCTGGGTGCCGCTCATGGAGCACATTGAGGTGCGCGGAACCGCCGTACCGAGCGACGACCGTATCGACACGTTGCGCGTGGAGATCGAACGCCGCTTGACGTGA
- a CDS encoding pilus assembly FimT family protein, with protein MEAPLNRHGFTLLELLLVISVVGVLAAIIATNVNRPRPDLFADSVRSAMQQSRFEAVRRNRFVVFAWDGASNAFVVRVKNPTSGTSTVCASESSDTSLSSLSASSFPGLTVTTTFSAVSSLNGFVWQPSGLPVTCSTSGTSTTLASGSFSMARSGTDSAASTRTVVLSRAGGVTRQ; from the coding sequence ATGGAGGCCCCCTTGAATCGCCACGGCTTCACGCTCTTGGAACTGCTCCTCGTCATTTCGGTGGTGGGCGTCTTGGCCGCCATTATCGCCACGAATGTCAATCGCCCGCGTCCCGACTTGTTTGCAGACAGCGTGCGTTCGGCGATGCAGCAGTCTCGCTTCGAGGCGGTGAGGCGCAACCGATTCGTCGTATTCGCCTGGGATGGCGCTTCGAACGCGTTCGTCGTTCGCGTCAAGAATCCCACGTCCGGCACCAGCACGGTATGTGCCAGCGAATCGAGCGATACGAGTTTGTCCTCGCTCTCGGCGAGCTCCTTTCCGGGATTGACCGTTACGACGACGTTCAGCGCGGTCTCCAGCTTGAACGGCTTCGTTTGGCAACCTTCCGGATTGCCGGTGACCTGCTCTACGAGTGGCACCAGTACCACGCTCGCGTCAGGCTCCTTTTCAATGGCACGAAGTGGCACTGACAGCGCGGCTTCGACGCGTACAGTCGTTCTTTCGAGAGCGGGAGGGGTGACCCGGCAATGA
- a CDS encoding prepilin-type N-terminal cleavage/methylation domain-containing protein, which produces MMRRRQSGVSLLEVLIVLAIIGVALGVLAEAFGRSNRDYAVQRQLSDATQNAEVASALLIYDLKTAGFAGDDTTASAASITSANVATYLSNVISWPFTPYSSTVTPDPGTLKLSSVNVNTLIANSGPSTSECGATTPCDVLTLTRVSAEAPASASGYKLEQITYTVKNTSSTMPGLYRLSQKFDCTSAFACTADTTYNNATANTTAELAVEGVEDFQVYFVSTGGAYTTTPPTGPAQASTASPTVNTTSAIGVYLRVRAPTSDGSVTDARTYPTIALPTSQTSTTLGIPSRTYSGTDRNYRRIEKLLTVSTLNKQSVR; this is translated from the coding sequence ATGATGCGCCGACGCCAAAGTGGAGTTTCACTTCTGGAAGTCTTGATCGTCCTGGCGATCATCGGAGTGGCATTGGGGGTCCTGGCGGAAGCTTTCGGAAGGTCCAACCGAGACTATGCCGTTCAGCGTCAGCTCAGCGACGCGACCCAAAACGCCGAGGTCGCCTCCGCGCTCCTCATCTACGACCTCAAGACGGCGGGTTTCGCGGGTGACGACACGACGGCGTCTGCGGCGAGCATCACGTCGGCCAACGTCGCCACTTATCTCAGCAACGTCATTTCCTGGCCCTTCACGCCTTACTCGTCCACCGTCACGCCCGACCCCGGTACGCTCAAATTGTCGTCGGTCAATGTGAACACTTTGATCGCCAACAGCGGGCCTTCGACGTCCGAGTGCGGAGCGACGACGCCCTGCGATGTGCTGACGCTCACGCGGGTGAGCGCCGAGGCTCCCGCGAGCGCCAGCGGATACAAGCTCGAGCAGATCACCTACACGGTAAAGAACACGAGTAGCACCATGCCTGGCCTGTACCGCCTCTCGCAGAAGTTCGACTGCACGTCCGCGTTCGCTTGCACGGCCGATACGACCTACAACAACGCGACCGCGAACACCACCGCCGAACTCGCCGTGGAAGGCGTCGAAGACTTCCAAGTTTATTTCGTCAGTACCGGCGGGGCTTACACCACCACTCCTCCCACGGGCCCTGCCCAAGCTTCGACCGCGAGTCCGACCGTCAACACGACGAGCGCCATCGGCGTGTACCTTCGCGTTCGCGCTCCCACGTCGGACGGCTCGGTCACCGATGCTCGAACCTACCCGACCATCGCGCTTCCGACGTCGCAGACGAGCACGACCCTCGGAATCCCGAGCAGGACGTACTCCGGCACGGATCGGAACTACCGCAGGATCGAAAAGTTGCTCACGGTGTCGACGCTCAACAAACAGTCGGTTCGGTAA
- a CDS encoding prepilin-type N-terminal cleavage/methylation domain-containing protein, giving the protein MRGNKTVGFTIIELLVVIAIIGIISVILVPTLQGAKTAASDRSAQAFGHLVYKAANAYVASDPSNVAITSTDCRLGYAAGEYSVATANVDLQSCTVSLTSSGFVAVSVVTSSGRVFDFH; this is encoded by the coding sequence GTGAGAGGCAACAAAACAGTTGGCTTCACGATCATCGAACTTTTGGTTGTGATCGCGATCATAGGCATCATCTCAGTCATTCTCGTGCCCACGCTTCAAGGAGCCAAGACGGCCGCCTCCGACCGAAGCGCCCAAGCGTTCGGGCATCTCGTGTACAAAGCCGCCAATGCGTACGTGGCCTCCGATCCTAGCAACGTCGCCATCACGTCGACCGACTGCCGACTGGGCTACGCCGCGGGAGAATACAGCGTCGCGACAGCAAACGTAGATCTTCAAAGTTGTACGGTCAGCTTGACCTCGTCCGGTTTTGTGGCCGTTTCCGTCGTCACCTCTTCAGGACGCGTCTTCGACTTCCACTGA
- a CDS encoding O-antigen ligase family protein: MRPLKADALVVSSCNGVIPPGNMLMEHSPVGIALSSSLPPVRRHVSLPARLIWLRDFLWPAFILLYPLLTPNGGDFATSVTIHSTWAILCSLLGAIFELLARPATQLRDIVLLPRWLWSHKPVLMAWLLGLWVIISSSQAQDRAAAFAGSGFDFTDSASWVLSLIAVFTLVYIRALADEKLKQRCVNALIVSTLILALGGIVEVVMGRGIFLNAGEQTNLLPIVNFPQKGHLAGWLVVGCAAALASRQRWALFAMLPIACTIALTGNRAALVAIGLVAVATLIMHSQKRAQVVKVGALVLTFLLGMGVSRMHQGKETRQLQDTSSMSSRTMLWTAGGRGVMERPIFGWGGGQFYSHWTDQLTDGELKTFLRFEFNEKFAYRKDGMVYRVTQDGHVRPRIWIGWKAHNQILDFAIMYGLPGAAILVGLMVLALLNVRNLEVWAAFAAYSVFMLLWFPIPWSEGALWALWGLASAVGPRKRTLSETI, encoded by the coding sequence GTGCGTCCGCTTAAAGCGGACGCACTCGTCGTTTCTTCTTGCAATGGGGTTATTCCCCCAGGGAACATGCTCATGGAACACTCTCCTGTCGGCATCGCACTTTCCTCTTCACTTCCTCCCGTGCGCCGTCATGTTTCGCTTCCTGCGCGCCTTATCTGGCTCCGAGATTTTCTCTGGCCCGCCTTCATCTTGCTCTATCCGTTGTTGACGCCGAACGGCGGAGACTTTGCCACCTCCGTGACGATCCACTCCACGTGGGCCATCCTTTGCAGCTTGTTGGGCGCCATCTTCGAATTGCTGGCCCGCCCTGCCACTCAACTGCGCGACATCGTGTTACTTCCCCGTTGGCTTTGGAGCCACAAGCCGGTTCTCATGGCTTGGCTACTGGGCCTGTGGGTCATCATCTCGTCGTCGCAGGCTCAGGATCGAGCAGCCGCCTTCGCAGGCAGCGGTTTCGACTTCACCGACTCGGCTTCTTGGGTCTTGAGCTTGATCGCCGTTTTCACGTTGGTTTACATTCGGGCGCTCGCCGATGAAAAGCTGAAGCAAAGGTGTGTCAACGCGCTCATCGTCTCGACTCTCATCTTGGCCCTCGGGGGCATCGTGGAAGTCGTCATGGGCCGCGGGATCTTCTTGAACGCGGGAGAGCAAACCAATCTTTTGCCGATCGTCAACTTTCCCCAAAAAGGACACCTCGCCGGGTGGCTGGTCGTCGGATGTGCGGCCGCGCTCGCCAGTCGGCAACGCTGGGCCTTGTTCGCCATGCTTCCGATCGCGTGCACCATCGCGTTGACCGGGAATCGGGCAGCCCTGGTGGCGATAGGGCTCGTGGCGGTCGCTACCCTGATCATGCATTCCCAGAAGCGCGCGCAAGTCGTCAAGGTCGGCGCCTTGGTCCTCACGTTCCTGCTCGGCATGGGCGTCTCTCGCATGCATCAAGGCAAAGAGACGAGACAACTTCAAGATACGAGCAGTATGTCGTCTCGAACGATGCTTTGGACCGCCGGGGGACGCGGCGTCATGGAACGTCCTATCTTCGGTTGGGGTGGAGGCCAATTCTACTCCCATTGGACGGATCAACTGACGGACGGGGAGCTCAAAACGTTCCTTCGCTTCGAATTCAACGAGAAGTTCGCCTACCGCAAGGACGGCATGGTCTACCGCGTCACCCAAGACGGCCACGTCCGACCTCGTATTTGGATCGGATGGAAGGCGCACAACCAGATCTTGGACTTCGCGATTATGTACGGCTTGCCCGGTGCAGCGATCCTCGTAGGCTTGATGGTACTTGCCCTGTTGAACGTGCGGAACCTGGAAGTGTGGGCCGCTTTCGCCGCTTACAGCGTATTCATGTTGTTGTGGTTTCCGATCCCCTGGTCGGAAGGCGCGCTCTGGGCGTTGTGGGGTCTGGCTTCGGCCGTTGGACCTCGAAAAAGAACGCTTTCAGAAACGATCTGA
- a CDS encoding prepilin-type N-terminal cleavage/methylation domain-containing protein codes for MKNRRTQGFTLIELLIVIAIIGILAAVLIPNLLGARTAAQKRAVQAHSANVYKAVTAVIAEDVSKTSSNVVSAVSDCTASVSSILGLSYGWVAAPQGTSTCTIAQNGSNDFTVTVANATIGYSSVNGK; via the coding sequence ATGAAGAACCGTCGCACCCAAGGCTTCACCCTGATCGAGCTGCTGATCGTCATCGCGATCATCGGCATCCTCGCTGCCGTTCTGATTCCCAACCTTCTCGGCGCCCGTACGGCGGCCCAGAAGCGCGCCGTCCAGGCGCACAGCGCCAACGTCTACAAGGCTGTTACCGCTGTGATCGCCGAAGACGTGTCGAAGACCTCGAGCAACGTCGTCAGCGCGGTTTCCGATTGCACGGCCTCCGTGTCGAGCATCCTCGGGCTCAGCTACGGCTGGGTCGCTGCTCCGCAAGGCACCTCCACGTGCACCATCGCTCAGAACGGATCCAACGACTTCACCGTTACCGTCGCCAACGCTACGATTGGCTACTCGTCCGTCAACGGTAAGTAA
- the cobA gene encoding uroporphyrinogen-III C-methyltransferase: protein MTARAFVSLVGAGPGDPGLLTLRGRSALASADVVLVDYLAAPELLAHAPRAEVIYVGKKGYSPYISQQDINALLIEKALEDGGKRVVRLKGGDVFVFGRGGEEAQACRAASVPFEVVPGVTSAIAAPAYAGIPVTQRGMASSFAVITGREQDGDADYGNLSGVDTLMLLMGVRNLAAVARKLVEAGRAPSTPAATVQWGTTARQKVAAGTLATIADEVARAGIEAPAVTIVGDVVRLREELRWFDTSALFGRNVVVTRTRDGNSALADLLRAKGANVVELPLIKFVPTSDTMALYRTLSQLRSYTWVILTSQQGVSELFRHLEEMGQDARAFGDARVAAVGPATARALERHGIRPDFVPSTPGAAHLGSALPARAGARLLHLASHLAEPDLDEALFARGLTVERAELYGTEPNEPSDDELAALQAADVVTLASGSAARAFAEVAGTNFKVAVMGPQTEKAAREVGFTKITLAREASLEALVEAAESAMGTMKG, encoded by the coding sequence ATGACTGCTCGCGCCTTCGTGTCTCTCGTTGGGGCTGGTCCCGGCGACCCTGGCCTTTTGACGCTGCGGGGACGCTCGGCGCTCGCTTCGGCAGATGTCGTTCTCGTGGATTACCTCGCCGCTCCCGAACTTCTCGCGCACGCTCCGCGCGCCGAGGTCATCTACGTTGGCAAGAAAGGCTACTCGCCGTACATCAGCCAGCAGGACATCAACGCCCTGCTGATAGAAAAAGCCTTGGAAGATGGCGGGAAGCGCGTCGTGCGACTCAAGGGCGGCGACGTCTTCGTGTTCGGACGCGGCGGCGAGGAAGCGCAAGCGTGCCGAGCGGCGAGCGTGCCGTTCGAAGTCGTGCCAGGCGTGACGAGCGCCATCGCTGCGCCAGCGTACGCCGGAATTCCGGTGACTCAGCGTGGCATGGCGAGCAGCTTCGCCGTCATCACGGGCCGTGAGCAAGACGGCGACGCGGACTACGGCAATCTGTCGGGCGTCGACACCCTCATGCTATTGATGGGCGTGCGCAATCTCGCCGCGGTCGCTCGAAAGCTCGTGGAGGCGGGCCGCGCGCCGAGCACCCCTGCCGCGACCGTTCAATGGGGAACGACCGCCCGACAGAAGGTCGCCGCCGGGACCCTCGCTACGATCGCCGACGAGGTCGCGCGCGCAGGCATCGAAGCGCCCGCCGTCACGATCGTCGGCGACGTCGTACGCTTGCGCGAGGAACTGCGCTGGTTCGACACGTCCGCGCTCTTCGGGCGAAACGTCGTCGTCACGCGGACGCGTGACGGCAACTCCGCGCTCGCCGACCTGCTACGCGCGAAGGGCGCGAACGTCGTCGAACTGCCCCTCATCAAATTCGTGCCGACCTCCGACACCATGGCCCTCTACCGCACCCTTTCGCAACTTCGCTCGTACACGTGGGTGATCCTGACTTCGCAGCAAGGCGTGTCCGAGCTGTTTCGGCACTTGGAGGAGATGGGCCAAGACGCGCGCGCCTTCGGAGACGCCCGCGTCGCCGCCGTCGGTCCTGCCACGGCGCGCGCCCTAGAGCGCCACGGCATTCGGCCCGACTTCGTGCCGAGCACGCCGGGCGCCGCCCACCTCGGGTCCGCGCTGCCCGCCCGGGCGGGCGCGCGCCTGCTGCACCTCGCGTCACACCTCGCCGAGCCGGACCTCGACGAGGCGCTCTTCGCCCGTGGTCTCACCGTGGAGCGCGCCGAACTCTACGGCACGGAGCCGAACGAGCCCTCGGACGACGAACTCGCCGCGCTTCAGGCAGCCGACGTCGTGACGCTCGCGTCGGGAAGCGCGGCGCGCGCGTTCGCCGAGGTCGCCGGAACGAATTTCAAGGTCGCCGTGATGGGACCTCAAACCGAGAAGGCCGCGCGCGAGGTCGGCTTCACGAAGATCACGTTGGCCCGCGAAGCGAGCTTGGAAGCCCTCGTGGAAGCGGCGGAATCGGCCATGGGGACTATGAAAGGATGA
- a CDS encoding precorrin-2 dehydrogenase/sirohydrochlorin ferrochelatase family protein: MTLFPVFLDLSGKRGLVVGAGHVGLRRARGLLEAGARVTVVSPQAHPEVRALDLELVERAFVPSDLEGVALAFACTNDEDVNDAVLREAEARGLWASSASRPERASMRLGATLRSGDLLVAIQTGADLPYLSQALRDKLSAALPSDLPIAAWSERRAQALTLPEPARSDVLASLKDEIRKAVGA, encoded by the coding sequence GTGACGTTGTTCCCGGTCTTTCTCGACCTTTCAGGAAAACGTGGACTCGTGGTCGGCGCTGGACACGTGGGGCTGCGAAGAGCTCGCGGACTGCTCGAAGCGGGCGCCCGCGTGACCGTCGTCTCACCACAGGCGCATCCGGAGGTGCGGGCGCTCGACCTTGAACTCGTCGAGCGGGCCTTCGTGCCGAGCGATCTCGAAGGAGTGGCGCTCGCGTTCGCCTGCACGAACGACGAGGACGTGAACGACGCCGTGTTGCGCGAAGCCGAGGCGCGCGGCCTCTGGGCCTCGTCGGCTTCCCGTCCCGAGCGGGCGTCGATGCGTCTTGGCGCGACCTTGCGAAGCGGCGACCTGCTCGTCGCCATTCAGACGGGCGCGGACTTGCCCTACCTTTCGCAGGCCTTGCGCGACAAGCTTTCCGCCGCCCTCCCAAGCGACCTGCCGATCGCCGCTTGGTCCGAGCGCCGCGCGCAGGCCCTCACGCTGCCCGAGCCCGCCCGCTCGGACGTTCTCGCGTCCTTGAAAGACGAGATTCGAAAGGCGGTGGGCGCGTGA
- the hemA gene encoding glutamyl-tRNA reductase has protein sequence MSLDLAVVGLNHKTAPVSVRERATVRPEETDALLAHLRRHADEVMLLSTCNRSEVYLAGVRGHALSAFEGAWGVALRPYLYHYEGQEAARHLYRVAAGLDSLVLGETQIQGQVKRAWQDANERGLTKALLNKAAQGALHAGKRVRTETGVADKVLSVSAAAVELAENVFGTLQGRTALIVGAGETAELTLTHLKAAGVSNVIVVNRSVERARSLADKMGGQACPVDLMNEVLPKADVVIASAAAPHFVLWPELVREALSAREHPMFLIDISLPRIIDPACGGVEGAYLYNLDDLTRIVERNLAERQSFVPVAERIVEESVADLARWATFRAAHVKR, from the coding sequence GTGAGCCTCGACCTTGCCGTCGTTGGCCTCAACCACAAGACCGCGCCCGTGTCCGTGCGCGAGCGCGCCACCGTGCGGCCCGAGGAGACCGACGCCCTTCTCGCCCATCTGCGCCGCCACGCCGACGAAGTAATGCTGCTTTCTACTTGCAACCGCTCCGAGGTGTACCTCGCCGGAGTGCGCGGCCACGCCCTCTCGGCATTCGAAGGCGCGTGGGGCGTGGCCCTGCGGCCCTATCTTTACCACTACGAAGGCCAAGAGGCCGCGCGCCACCTCTACCGCGTCGCGGCAGGCCTCGACTCGCTCGTGCTGGGCGAGACGCAAATCCAAGGGCAGGTCAAGCGCGCGTGGCAAGACGCCAACGAGCGCGGCCTCACGAAGGCATTGCTGAACAAAGCCGCGCAAGGCGCTTTGCACGCCGGGAAGCGCGTTCGTACCGAGACGGGCGTCGCCGACAAGGTCCTGAGCGTTTCGGCCGCCGCCGTGGAACTCGCCGAGAACGTCTTCGGAACCTTGCAAGGCCGCACGGCGCTCATCGTGGGAGCAGGAGAGACGGCCGAGCTCACCTTGACGCACCTCAAGGCGGCGGGCGTCTCGAACGTTATCGTCGTGAATCGGTCGGTGGAGCGCGCCCGCAGCCTCGCCGACAAGATGGGCGGGCAAGCGTGCCCCGTGGACCTTATGAACGAGGTGCTGCCGAAAGCCGACGTCGTGATCGCGTCCGCCGCCGCGCCGCACTTCGTCTTGTGGCCGGAACTCGTTCGTGAGGCCCTCTCGGCGCGCGAGCACCCGATGTTCCTCATCGATATCTCGTTGCCACGCATCATCGATCCGGCGTGCGGCGGCGTCGAGGGCGCGTACCTGTACAACCTCGACGATCTCACGCGCATCGTGGAGCGTAACCTCGCCGAGCGGCAAAGCTTCGTTCCCGTCGCGGAGCGCATCGTCGAGGAAAGCGTCGCGGATCTCGCGCGGTGGGCGACCTTTCGAGCGGCGCACGTGAAGCGCTGA